A window of the Bacteroidota bacterium genome harbors these coding sequences:
- a CDS encoding RNA polymerase sigma-70 factor, translating into MRQLDEQTFEQLFKSQFKGLTFFAQKYVKDLDTAKEIVHDAFIGLWDKRAQIDLNKSYKSYLSASIYNKCINHLRDNKKFNWDILILEHLHSETEYHNNDHLVEAELAVKIQNAIDELPEKCREVFMLQRFESLKYLEIADRLGISVKTVEAQMSKALQHLRERLKDYLCIILIIHELWLL; encoded by the coding sequence ATCCGTCAGCTCGACGAACAAACATTTGAACAGCTTTTTAAAAGCCAGTTCAAGGGACTTACGTTCTTTGCACAGAAGTATGTGAAAGACCTTGATACGGCCAAAGAAATTGTTCACGATGCATTTATCGGCCTGTGGGACAAGAGGGCACAAATTGATTTGAATAAATCTTACAAATCCTATCTCTCTGCTTCTATATATAATAAATGTATCAATCATCTTCGCGATAACAAAAAGTTCAACTGGGATATTCTGATTCTTGAACACCTTCATTCGGAAACAGAATATCACAATAATGACCATCTGGTAGAAGCTGAACTTGCCGTAAAAATTCAAAATGCCATTGATGAACTGCCAGAAAAATGTCGTGAAGTATTCATGTTACAGCGTTTCGAATCATTAAAATATCTGGAAATTGCCGACCGTTTGGGCATTTCCGTAAAAACCGTTGAAGCCCAGATGTCAAAAGCATTGCAGCATTTGCGCGAACGGCTCAAAGACTATTTATGTATCATATTGATAATTCACGAATTGTGGCTATTATAA